In the Campylobacter sp. RM6914 genome, one interval contains:
- the cybH gene encoding Ni/Fe-hydrogenase, b-type cytochrome subunit, protein MRKAEYEFSIGVRLTHWIRAIVIAFLIFSGFYISYVFIAPEISAEPTLFLNAKWRAAHQVAGFILIACFIFKVYLFIFDKHSRKELRSVFDFLNPKIWFSQIKYYLFLGKHPHLKGVYNPLQFASYFFFYVVLALICVSGLVLYAHVYHEGLGGAIYDIARWLEEMMGGLANVRTIHRICMWVIMIFVPIHVYMAVFNAVKGKNGAMDAIVSGYKFVKE, encoded by the coding sequence ATGAGAAAAGCAGAGTATGAATTTAGCATAGGAGTTAGACTTACGCATTGGATTAGAGCTATTGTGATAGCGTTTTTGATTTTTAGCGGGTTTTACATCTCTTATGTATTTATAGCGCCTGAAATTTCGGCAGAACCTACGCTGTTTTTAAACGCAAAATGGAGAGCCGCCCATCAGGTTGCTGGGTTTATTTTGATAGCGTGCTTTATATTTAAAGTTTATCTATTTATATTTGACAAACATAGTAGAAAGGAATTAAGAAGTGTTTTTGACTTTTTAAATCCAAAAATTTGGTTCTCGCAGATCAAATACTATCTGTTTTTAGGCAAACATCCTCATCTAAAAGGTGTTTACAACCCGCTTCAGTTTGCGTCTTATTTTTTCTTTTATGTTGTTTTGGCTCTTATATGCGTTAGTGGCCTTGTGCTTTACGCTCACGTTTATCACGAAGGACTTGGTGGCGCTATATATGACATTGCTAGATGGCTTGAGGAGATGATGGGTGGTTTGGCAAATGTTAGAACGATACATCGAATTTGTATGTGGGTTATCATGATATTTGTGCCCATTCACGTCTATATGGCTGTATTTAATGCCGTTAAAGGCAAAAACGGAGCCATGGATGCGATAGTTAGCGGATATAAATTCGTAAAAGAATAA
- a CDS encoding HyaD/HybD family hydrogenase maturation endopeptidase, with translation MKFLLLGIGNVMFGDEGFGVHFIKWIERNYRFTSKEHLLEFIDGGTLAMALTPVISEFDSIVMVDCIEANDSKVGEIYFFDYENIPEFINFDGSAHEVEMKQTLAYMDILGDRPEVKILGLIPKRIEPMSFELSSQLINGANVALNALLNYLLKCGFEYEKIDNLSIQDIANEYKKKGFYGSSF, from the coding sequence ATGAAATTTCTGCTTCTTGGTATCGGAAACGTTATGTTTGGCGATGAGGGCTTTGGAGTGCATTTTATAAAGTGGATAGAGAGAAACTACCGCTTTACAAGCAAGGAGCATTTGCTTGAATTTATAGACGGCGGGACGTTAGCCATGGCGCTAACTCCCGTTATTTCGGAATTTGATAGTATAGTGATGGTTGATTGTATAGAGGCTAACGACTCAAAAGTAGGCGAAATTTACTTCTTTGACTATGAAAATATCCCTGAATTTATAAATTTTGACGGGTCTGCACATGAAGTCGAGATGAAGCAAACATTAGCATATATGGACATTTTAGGTGATAGACCTGAGGTTAAAATTTTAGGACTTATCCCAAAGCGGATAGAGCCCATGAGTTTTGAACTCTCAAGCCAACTGATAAATGGCGCAAATGTCGCTTTAAACGCACTTTTAAACTATCTTTTAAAATGCGGATTTGAGTATGAAAAGATAGATAATCTTAGCATACAAGATATAGCAAATGAGTATAAGAAGAAAGGTTTTTATGGTTCTAGCTTTTGA
- the hypF gene encoding carbamoyltransferase HypF, with protein MINYNFEISGLVQGVGFRPFVYSLAIRYGLKGEIYNDDEGVKLSLYGKEKALLSFEKALFAELVPLARIDELRKFKGDKVFDELNIIASRSAQKAAAILPDFAICKECEREFYDRSNPRYLYPFINCTNCGPRFSIIKSLPYDRINTTMNEFKMCESCESEYKNPLDRRYHAQPISCPKCGPKLMLKDKVGKILTQNEDSIKQATQLIKDGKILAIKGLGGFHLVCDAHNQNAINALRLRKHRPHKPFAIMCKNLQNVKELAEISSKEEELLTSNLKPIVLLKAKPNSTLAPSIAPNLNRLGIMLAFSGIHLALFEYLDTNIVATSANISGEPVIYNEAELLYKLGDVIDFYLDHDRQIYSPSDDSIAFTVQEEINFTRTSRGLNPYFFHSNFNKKGTFLALGAELKNQFAIYHNGQIMISPYIGDLKNVATFDRFLNVLNLFVKTYELKFDHVICDLHPHFLNTKWAKEQGFTLSAIQHHYAHLLAVMFEHNLPKDGEYIGFCFDGTGYGEDGKIWGGEVLKIDQNGYKRLYCFDEFKLIGGENSIKNIYQIAYSIILKYDLEDEAREFLSKFDAKRLLALKSAHNVTNIHTSSLGRVFDAFASVILGLESISYEAQSGMELDKFYDESLDYSYKFEIKNGVINFKNAFKSALKDDARHAVTGFINAIADLVTQVSKEGKKDVLLSGGVFQNSTLLSRVIRNLKDKNINFYHCSKFCDNDTNIALGQIYYLLSKI; from the coding sequence ATGATAAATTATAATTTTGAAATTTCAGGTTTAGTTCAGGGTGTTGGTTTTAGACCATTTGTGTATTCACTAGCGATCAGGTATGGACTAAAGGGTGAAATTTACAATGACGACGAAGGTGTAAAGCTAAGCCTTTATGGAAAAGAAAAGGCGCTATTATCATTTGAAAAGGCACTATTTGCTGAGCTAGTGCCGCTTGCTAGGATAGATGAGCTAAGGAAATTTAAAGGCGATAAAGTCTTTGACGAGCTAAACATCATTGCTTCTAGATCAGCCCAAAAAGCAGCTGCCATACTACCTGATTTTGCTATTTGCAAAGAGTGTGAACGAGAGTTTTATGATCGGTCAAATCCTCGCTATCTATATCCATTTATAAACTGCACGAATTGCGGTCCGAGATTTTCTATCATAAAATCCCTGCCATATGATCGTATAAACACAACCATGAATGAATTTAAGATGTGTGAAAGTTGCGAGAGTGAGTATAAAAATCCACTCGATCGTCGCTATCACGCACAGCCCATCTCATGTCCAAAATGCGGTCCTAAGCTTATGTTAAAAGATAAAGTCGGTAAAATTTTAACCCAAAACGAAGACTCGATAAAACAAGCCACGCAGCTTATAAAAGATGGTAAAATTTTAGCCATAAAAGGACTTGGCGGCTTTCATCTAGTTTGCGACGCGCATAATCAAAATGCGATAAATGCGCTTAGACTTCGCAAACATCGCCCACACAAGCCGTTTGCTATAATGTGTAAAAATTTGCAAAACGTTAAAGAGCTGGCTGAAATTTCAAGCAAGGAAGAGGAGCTTTTAACTTCAAATTTAAAGCCGATCGTGCTTTTAAAAGCAAAGCCAAACAGCACTTTAGCGCCAAGTATCGCGCCAAATTTAAACCGTCTTGGCATTATGCTAGCATTTAGCGGTATCCATTTAGCGCTTTTTGAATACCTTGATACAAATATCGTGGCAACTAGCGCAAATATCTCCGGTGAGCCGGTGATATATAACGAAGCAGAGCTACTTTATAAGCTTGGCGATGTTATTGATTTTTATCTTGACCACGATAGACAAATTTACTCTCCCAGTGACGATAGTATCGCTTTTACGGTGCAAGAGGAGATAAATTTTACACGCACTTCGCGCGGGCTTAATCCATACTTTTTTCATTCAAATTTCAACAAAAAAGGGACATTTTTAGCCCTTGGTGCCGAACTCAAAAATCAATTTGCCATCTATCATAACGGGCAAATTATGATAAGCCCATACATTGGAGATCTTAAAAATGTAGCTACTTTTGATAGATTTTTAAATGTTTTAAACCTTTTTGTTAAAACCTACGAGCTTAAATTTGATCACGTGATTTGCGACCTTCACCCGCATTTTTTAAATACAAAATGGGCTAAAGAGCAGGGATTTACTTTAAGTGCCATCCAGCATCATTATGCACATCTTTTAGCTGTTATGTTTGAGCATAATTTACCAAAAGATGGCGAATACATCGGCTTTTGTTTTGATGGTACAGGATATGGTGAGGATGGTAAAATTTGGGGTGGAGAGGTATTAAAAATAGATCAAAACGGCTATAAAAGGCTTTATTGTTTTGATGAATTTAAACTAATAGGTGGCGAAAATAGCATAAAAAACATCTATCAAATCGCTTACTCTATCATATTAAAATACGATCTTGAAGATGAAGCGAGAGAATTTTTATCAAAATTTGACGCAAAAAGGCTTTTGGCACTAAAATCAGCGCATAATGTTACCAATATACACACTAGCTCTTTAGGCCGCGTGTTTGACGCATTTGCAAGCGTTATCTTGGGTTTAGAAAGTATAAGTTACGAAGCCCAAAGCGGTATGGAGCTTGATAAATTTTATGATGAAAGTTTGGACTATTCTTATAAATTTGAGATAAAAAATGGTGTTATAAATTTTAAAAATGCCTTTAAATCGGCTCTAAAAGATGACGCAAGGCACGCAGTTACTGGCTTTATTAATGCTATCGCAGATCTAGTAACTCAAGTATCTAAAGAAGGCAAAAAAGATGTCTTACTTTCTGGAGGAGTATTTCAAAATTCTACACTTTTATCACGTGTGATTAGGAATTTAAAAGATAAAAATATAAATTTTTATCACTGTTCTAAATTTTGTGATAACGATACAAATATAGCTTTGGGTCAAATTTATTATCTTTTATCTAAAATTTAA
- the nikR gene encoding nickel-responsive transcriptional regulator NikR → MDEIIRFSVSLPKSLLDELDKKIAEQGYASRSELTRDLIREKMVKDSWETSSGELVGVLTVIYTHHQNELVVKMLELEHDADIKIVCTTHIHIDHHNCLETLVLRGEADKIKRFSDRISGLKGVKFAELTKAAVPHT, encoded by the coding sequence ATGGATGAGATAATTAGATTTAGCGTTTCTTTACCTAAATCGCTTCTGGACGAACTTGACAAAAAGATCGCAGAGCAAGGATATGCTTCAAGAAGCGAACTGACACGAGATCTCATAAGAGAAAAGATGGTAAAAGATAGTTGGGAGACTTCAAGTGGCGAACTTGTAGGTGTTTTAACGGTCATTTACACACATCATCAAAATGAGCTTGTTGTTAAGATGTTAGAGCTTGAACATGATGCTGATATAAAAATCGTCTGCACAACACACATTCATATAGATCATCACAACTGTCTTGAGACGCTTGTTTTACGCGGTGAAGCTGATAAAATAAAGCGTTTTAGCGATAGGATATCAGGACTAAAAGGTGTTAAATTTGCCGAACTTACAAAAGCAGCCGTTCCGCACACCTGA
- the hypB gene encoding hydrogenase nickel incorporation protein HypB codes for MCKDCGCSLPGHSHEHTHTDGTKHTHSHSHDGILSHTDKKAHEHEHSHAHPVLNESKTIDVIEKILSANDAEAEHNRAHLDEHKILCVNLMSSPGAGKTTLLEATIKNSNIKIGVVEGDLETNQDADRVVLAGGKAHQITTGQTCHLDAFMVHEGLHHLPLNELDMVFIENVGNLVCPASYDVGSHFNAVLISVPEGDDKVSKYPVMFRAADVLLISKISLLPHFDFDVERVKKDARKLNPKIDIIEIDSKTGEGVQKWVEYLKFKKEMR; via the coding sequence ATGTGTAAAGATTGCGGTTGCTCGTTGCCTGGTCACTCACACGAACATACTCATACGGACGGTACAAAACATACTCACTCGCATTCTCATGACGGAATTTTATCTCATACTGACAAAAAAGCCCACGAACACGAGCATTCGCATGCACATCCGGTGTTAAATGAAAGCAAAACGATAGATGTTATAGAAAAAATTTTATCGGCAAATGATGCCGAGGCAGAGCACAATAGAGCTCATCTTGACGAGCATAAAATTTTATGCGTAAATTTAATGAGTTCACCAGGGGCTGGTAAAACCACTCTTTTAGAAGCTACTATAAAAAATTCAAACATCAAAATCGGCGTAGTCGAGGGCGACTTAGAAACTAACCAAGATGCGGATCGTGTAGTACTTGCAGGTGGTAAGGCTCACCAGATAACCACTGGTCAAACATGCCATTTGGACGCTTTTATGGTACATGAAGGACTTCATCATCTGCCTTTAAATGAGCTTGATATGGTGTTTATAGAAAATGTCGGAAATTTAGTCTGCCCTGCTAGTTATGATGTAGGCTCGCATTTTAACGCAGTGCTTATATCAGTGCCTGAAGGCGACGACAAAGTAAGTAAGTACCCTGTAATGTTTCGTGCGGCAGATGTGCTTTTGATAAGTAAAATTTCACTTCTTCCTCATTTTGACTTTGATGTAGAAAGAGTAAAAAAAGACGCAAGAAAACTTAATCCCAAAATCGACATTATCGAGATAGATAGCAAAACAGGCGAAGGTGTCCAAAAGTGGGTTGAGTATCTAAAATTTAAAAAAGAGATGAGATAA
- a CDS encoding HypC/HybG/HupF family hydrogenase formation chaperone — protein MCLSIPSKVIEIDSDNVALVETLGVQRRVSLDLIAEPVSPGEYVLIHVGYAMEKIDTKIAQESIQIYKQIAKDMKSGVIDSYDGDMGLRDFDGSDK, from the coding sequence ATGTGCCTTTCTATACCATCAAAAGTTATCGAGATAGATAGCGATAATGTAGCACTAGTTGAGACGCTTGGCGTTCAAAGAAGAGTTAGTCTTGATCTAATCGCAGAGCCGGTAAGCCCGGGTGAATACGTCCTAATCCATGTCGGATACGCAATGGAAAAGATAGACACAAAGATCGCGCAAGAAAGTATACAAATTTATAAACAAATAGCCAAAGACATGAAAAGCGGCGTAATAGACAGCTATGACGGCGACATGGGACTAAGGGATTTTGATGGATCTGATAAATGA
- the hypD gene encoding hydrogenase formation protein HypD: MDLINDFRDKELILTLSSLIKKESKKPLNIMEICGGHTHSIMKFALPDLVGKNINFIHGPGCPVCVMPRSRIDEACKLAALEGVVFCTLADMLRVPGSYTSLQKLRAQGHDIRALYTPLDALKIAKQNPDKNVIFFAIGFETTTPMSANLVEKTIEQGIKNLYFHINHVTVPAPVRAIMQDENVNIDAFLGPSHVSVITGSEIYKELSEEFARPIAISGFEPLDIMASVLNLVRQQNLGTHEVYNEYERVVSKNGNLKAKELIAKYFIPCDFEWRGLGVIKDSGMRLRDEYAHLDARRKFDCNVESKGESKACICGKILRGQAKPFECKVFAKACTPQNPIGSCMVSSEGACAAYFKYAKRIS, encoded by the coding sequence ATGGATCTGATAAATGATTTTCGCGATAAAGAACTTATCTTAACTCTTAGTTCGTTAATAAAAAAAGAGAGTAAAAAACCGCTAAATATCATGGAGATTTGCGGTGGACATACGCACTCTATTATGAAATTTGCCTTGCCTGATCTAGTTGGCAAAAATATAAATTTTATCCACGGTCCGGGTTGCCCGGTTTGTGTTATGCCACGCTCGCGCATAGACGAAGCCTGTAAATTAGCAGCGCTTGAGGGTGTGGTGTTTTGCACCTTAGCCGATATGCTTAGGGTGCCAGGCTCATATACAAGCTTGCAAAAGTTAAGAGCTCAAGGGCATGATATACGCGCGCTTTACACACCGCTTGACGCTCTTAAAATCGCCAAACAAAACCCTGATAAAAATGTAATATTTTTTGCAATAGGTTTTGAAACCACAACTCCAATGAGCGCAAATCTGGTTGAAAAAACTATAGAGCAGGGTATTAAAAATTTATACTTTCATATAAATCACGTCACAGTTCCCGCTCCGGTTCGAGCTATCATGCAAGATGAAAATGTCAATATAGATGCATTTTTAGGACCTAGCCACGTAAGTGTTATAACTGGAAGTGAAATTTATAAAGAGCTTAGCGAGGAGTTTGCAAGACCGATTGCTATTAGTGGATTTGAGCCACTTGATATCATGGCTAGTGTCTTAAATTTAGTAAGACAGCAAAATTTAGGCACTCATGAGGTCTATAACGAATACGAACGTGTCGTTAGCAAAAACGGAAATTTAAAAGCAAAAGAGCTAATCGCAAAATACTTTATCCCATGTGACTTTGAGTGGCGAGGACTTGGCGTGATAAAAGATAGTGGTATGAGACTACGAGATGAGTATGCGCACCTTGATGCAAGGCGGAAATTTGACTGTAACGTAGAAAGCAAAGGCGAGAGTAAGGCCTGCATATGCGGTAAAATTTTACGCGGGCAAGCAAAACCGTTTGAATGCAAAGTCTTTGCAAAAGCGTGCACCCCGCAAAATCCAATAGGCTCTTGCATGGTTTCAAGCGAGGGTGCTTGTGCGGCATATTTTAAATATGCAAAGAGGATTTCATGA
- the hypE gene encoding hydrogenase expression/formation protein HypE, which yields MKIMLSHGGGGEEMNSLINETIFKIFDNEILSQSNDSAILNLNSKCAFSTDSFVVTPIFFNGGDIGKIAACGTINDLAMVGAKAKYLSCSLIIEEGLEIDELKQILTSLAEICKNDGVKVVCGDTKVVPRGKCDKIFINTSGIGEIICDNVELKSLRPKAKVLLSGDIGRHGGVILASREEFELSSALKSDCKSLNSVVLELVKNGIKPLCMRDATRGGLSAVLNEWSKFSNLDILVFEEKIKVSDEVTGICELFGFEPYELANEGTFVLAVSEEDAPLALKILKEFDQNASEIGEILDSKNSRVIIENAYKSRRFLEPPKGELLPRIC from the coding sequence ATGAAGATAATGCTTAGCCACGGTGGTGGTGGCGAGGAGATGAACTCGCTTATAAATGAAACTATTTTTAAAATTTTTGATAATGAAATTTTATCACAAAGTAACGACTCGGCTATCTTAAATTTAAACTCAAAATGTGCCTTTAGCACCGATAGTTTTGTGGTCACTCCTATATTTTTTAACGGTGGAGACATCGGCAAGATCGCAGCTTGCGGCACCATAAATGACCTTGCGATGGTTGGAGCTAAAGCAAAGTATCTAAGTTGCTCGTTAATCATCGAAGAGGGGCTTGAGATAGATGAGCTAAAGCAAATTTTAACCTCGCTAGCAGAAATTTGTAAAAATGACGGTGTAAAGGTTGTTTGCGGGGATACAAAGGTTGTGCCAAGAGGAAAGTGTGATAAAATTTTTATCAACACATCAGGGATCGGCGAAATAATCTGCGACAATGTAGAGCTTAAAAGCTTGCGTCCAAAGGCTAAAGTTTTGTTATCGGGAGATATCGGAAGACATGGTGGCGTTATACTTGCAAGCAGAGAAGAATTTGAGCTAAGTTCGGCGTTAAAAAGTGATTGCAAAAGTTTAAACAGTGTTGTTTTGGAGCTTGTAAAAAACGGCATAAAACCGCTTTGCATGAGGGATGCCACAAGAGGCGGCTTGAGCGCAGTTTTAAACGAGTGGTCGAAATTTAGCAACCTTGACATCTTGGTTTTTGAAGAAAAGATAAAAGTAAGCGATGAAGTTACGGGGATATGCGAGTTATTTGGCTTTGAACCTTACGAGCTTGCAAACGAAGGGACTTTTGTCCTTGCCGTAAGCGAAGAGGACGCACCTTTGGCGCTTAAAATTTTAAAAGAATTTGACCAAAATGCAAGTGAGATAGGTGAAATTTTAGATAGTAAAAACTCAAGGGTTATTATAGAAAACGCTTATAAATCACGTAGATTTTTAGAGCCTCCAAAAGGCGAGCTTTTGCCAAGGATCTGTTAA
- the hypA gene encoding hydrogenase maturation nickel metallochaperone HypA, translated as MHELSIAQNLLTLCEQNAEKNGAKKVNEIIIKIGRLSGVEPHYLQSAFDVCKAGSICDSAKLTINLQNIIIKCKSCNKENELDKNEFLCPNCGSNELDVIDGEDMMLMQLKME; from the coding sequence ATGCACGAACTAAGTATCGCTCAAAATTTACTCACTCTTTGCGAGCAAAATGCCGAAAAAAACGGTGCAAAAAAAGTTAATGAAATCATCATCAAAATAGGGCGTTTAAGCGGAGTTGAGCCACATTATCTACAAAGTGCGTTTGATGTTTGCAAAGCAGGAAGTATATGTGATAGCGCCAAGCTTACTATAAATTTGCAAAATATAATCATAAAATGCAAAAGCTGCAACAAGGAAAATGAGCTTGATAAAAATGAATTTTTATGCCCAAATTGCGGCTCAAACGAGCTTGATGTTATAGACGGCGAAGACATGATGCTCATGCAACTAAAAATGGAATAA
- a CDS encoding YhdP family protein, with translation MASKKIAKYGFFIKFLIIFVLSLVLLLKFGIKVENLEFDELRIEQLYIKLDKKLILRAKELKFPQLKVQKEEKTSGNYLIDVTQSAKWLDILFQEISLHSLKIGDNELKILFENNSFFVDNKHFGLDVKMQEREEAGVDNFNISNLAFKDFNVTLSGFGSADIKKQKYAFSGSFNSFEINGRIDFTLVDGILRYKAYDIKANSLRDFMNDLDLKFNLNEDVKNWIYGFIIAQDYNIKELNGKVDLENSEFYLDDLNATAVAKGLNVKFEKSLEAVDVKEASIKLKNSNLYFDLLEPVYKGRKLDGSNLVIYNIFDEKEAGILLNLKTRSMYDSVINDILKAYDIKIPINQTSGKMDATLLLDINFDTINVIANGDFNATNAGIDIAGAKFNAKNADIKLINTDTLKIDAKNFGLEFFNSDARANIDINKSVGDIRANLKNLDLGSDDAKILSLKDEKIQAKLDFSGDDTKLNILNFDLNLSFGDENKIQTNNASLIKHSPLLNQIGISDFRDFTLTTKDFNTLNIDANDLKFNLPFYHKDGTKYEVDDFNIDVNIQKLTSKGRSKSGLIKFNTKQSDVNITTQNLNLQIDTNETNDQERLYALNLYAKNADVTIKDLNRTLAFKNLEFYEKADEMIIRGFPSSGRFGFVKNNQKIDLDATGISGEFVNQFFGFNSFESGNFRLKILGESKDLFKGEARFHSAYIKDYIFYQQLLSFINSVPALLSFKTPDFNDKGFTVKSGKILFEKDGSLIKFIAIDIEGSSADIAGKGTIDLESKVINIDLELKILKDASNIIDKIPVVNQIILGKERSFSTLITIRGTTQKPEYSTQILQDTLLSPFNIIKNIIEAPFLIFD, from the coding sequence ATGGCATCAAAAAAAATAGCTAAATATGGGTTTTTTATAAAATTTTTAATCATCTTTGTTCTTTCTTTAGTCTTGCTCTTAAAATTTGGAATTAAGGTTGAAAACCTCGAATTTGACGAGCTTAGAATAGAACAATTATACATAAAACTCGATAAAAAACTGATACTTAGAGCAAAAGAATTAAAATTTCCTCAGCTAAAAGTGCAAAAAGAGGAAAAGACCTCAGGTAATTACCTAATCGATGTTACTCAAAGTGCCAAATGGCTTGATATACTTTTTCAAGAAATTTCACTTCACAGCTTAAAAATCGGAGACAATGAGCTTAAAATTTTATTTGAAAACAACTCCTTTTTTGTAGACAACAAGCATTTTGGTCTAGATGTTAAAATGCAAGAAAGAGAAGAAGCCGGAGTTGATAACTTTAACATATCAAACCTTGCTTTTAAGGACTTTAATGTAACCTTGTCCGGCTTTGGAAGTGCTGATATCAAAAAACAAAAATACGCATTTTCTGGAAGTTTTAATTCGTTTGAGATAAACGGAAGGATTGATTTTACGCTTGTAGATGGGATTTTAAGATATAAAGCTTATGACATTAAGGCAAATTCTTTGCGGGATTTTATGAATGATCTTGATTTGAAATTTAACTTAAACGAGGATGTTAAAAATTGGATCTACGGCTTTATTATCGCACAAGATTACAATATCAAAGAGTTAAATGGCAAGGTGGATTTAGAAAATTCGGAATTTTATCTAGATGATCTTAATGCCACAGCCGTTGCAAAAGGCCTAAATGTAAAATTTGAAAAGAGCCTAGAGGCGGTTGATGTAAAAGAAGCGAGCATAAAACTTAAAAACTCAAATTTATACTTTGATCTTTTAGAGCCGGTATATAAAGGTCGCAAACTTGACGGCTCAAACCTTGTTATCTATAATATTTTTGACGAAAAAGAGGCTGGAATTTTACTTAATCTAAAAACTCGCTCAATGTATGATAGTGTTATAAATGATATTTTAAAAGCTTATGATATAAAAATACCGATAAATCAAACAAGTGGAAAAATGGACGCCACACTATTGCTTGATATAAATTTCGATACGATAAACGTCATCGCAAATGGCGATTTTAACGCAACAAATGCGGGCATAGACATAGCGGGAGCGAAATTTAATGCTAAAAATGCCGACATAAAACTCATAAATACAGACACACTAAAGATCGATGCAAAGAATTTTGGTCTTGAGTTTTTTAACAGCGACGCAAGAGCGAACATAGACATCAATAAAAGTGTCGGCGATATAAGAGCAAATTTAAAAAACCTTGATCTTGGCTCAGATGATGCTAAAATTTTAAGCCTCAAAGATGAAAAAATACAAGCAAAGCTTGACTTTAGCGGAGATGATACAAAGCTTAATATATTAAATTTCGACCTAAATTTAAGTTTTGGCGATGAGAATAAAATACAAACAAACAACGCAAGTTTGATCAAACACTCGCCACTTTTAAACCAGATCGGCATAAGTGATTTTAGAGACTTTACGCTTACTACGAAGGATTTTAACACTCTAAACATAGACGCAAACGATCTTAAATTTAACCTGCCTTTTTATCATAAAGACGGTACTAAATACGAAGTAGACGACTTTAACATCGATGTAAACATACAAAAGCTTACCTCAAAAGGTCGCTCAAAAAGTGGACTTATCAAATTTAACACAAAACAAAGCGATGTAAATATCACAACGCAAAATCTAAATCTACAAATAGACACAAATGAAACAAACGATCAAGAGAGGCTTTACGCACTTAATTTATACGCAAAAAATGCCGACGTAACGATAAAAGATCTAAACAGAACACTCGCGTTTAAGAACTTGGAATTTTATGAGAAAGCCGACGAGATGATAATTAGAGGTTTTCCATCAAGCGGGCGTTTTGGATTTGTCAAAAATAACCAAAAAATCGACCTTGACGCCACAGGGATAAGCGGTGAATTTGTTAATCAATTTTTTGGATTTAACAGCTTTGAGAGTGGAAATTTTAGGCTAAAGATACTTGGGGAAAGCAAGGATTTATTTAAGGGTGAGGCGAGATTTCACAGTGCTTACATTAAGGATTATATATTTTACCAACAGCTTTTAAGCTTTATAAACTCCGTTCCTGCGCTTTTAAGCTTTAAAACGCCTGATTTTAACGATAAAGGCTTTACGGTAAAAAGCGGTAAAATTTTATTTGAAAAAGATGGCTCTTTGATAAAATTTATAGCAATAGACATCGAAGGAAGCAGTGCCGATATCGCAGGAAAAGGCACGATAGATCTTGAAAGTAAGGTGATAAATATCGATCTTGAGCTTAAGATACTAAAAGACGCAAGTAATATCATCGATAAAATTCCTGTAGTCAATCAAATCATACTTGGCAAAGAACGCTCGTTTTCAACGCTCATCACCATTCGCGGAACAACGCAAAAGCCGGAGTATTCGACTCAAATTTTACAAGATACCTTGCTTTCCCCGTTTAATATCATAAAAAATATTATAGAGGCTCCGTTTTTGATTTTTGATTGA